The following coding sequences lie in one Phycicoccus duodecadis genomic window:
- a CDS encoding MauE/DoxX family redox-associated membrane protein, translated as MSASVDEVGADTEPWYRRERVLDVVGLLARLFLGIVLIVAGIAKVGRPLTAQRAVQAYEIMPMGLAGYVGLALPFLEIVLGILLVLGLFTRPVAIVSTLLMVAFVIGISQAWARGLTIDCGCFGGGGQVGASETKYPQEIARDAGFAAAGLWLWWRPRTLAALDRVLFGH; from the coding sequence ATGAGCGCCAGCGTCGACGAGGTCGGGGCCGACACCGAGCCCTGGTACCGCCGGGAGCGGGTCCTCGACGTCGTCGGGCTGCTGGCCCGGCTCTTCCTCGGCATCGTCCTCATCGTCGCCGGCATCGCCAAGGTCGGCCGGCCCCTCACCGCGCAGCGGGCCGTCCAGGCCTACGAGATCATGCCGATGGGCCTCGCGGGCTACGTGGGCCTGGCCCTGCCGTTCCTCGAGATCGTCCTCGGCATCCTGCTCGTCCTGGGGCTGTTCACCCGCCCCGTGGCCATCGTGTCGACCCTGCTCATGGTGGCGTTCGTCATCGGCATCTCGCAGGCCTGGGCCCGGGGCCTGACCATCGACTGCGGCTGCTTCGGCGGCGGCGGCCAGGTCGGGGCCAGCGAGACGAAGTACCCTCAGGAGATCGCCCGCGACGCCGGCTTCGCCGCGGCGGGGCTGTGGCTGTGGTGGCGTCCGCGAACGCTCGCCGCCCTCGACCGCGTCCTCTTCGGACACTGA
- a CDS encoding HGxxPAAW family protein, with amino-acid sequence MDEHEDHGHSVAAWTAVIIIIVAAAVMSIAVVFPNPWLFVGGAVLALVGAIAGKVLSMAGYGTAGRDVEREPSLR; translated from the coding sequence ATGGACGAGCACGAGGACCACGGCCACAGCGTGGCCGCCTGGACCGCGGTCATCATCATCATCGTCGCGGCGGCGGTCATGTCGATCGCGGTGGTGTTCCCCAACCCGTGGCTGTTCGTCGGGGGTGCGGTGCTGGCCCTCGTCGGTGCCATCGCCGGCAAGGTGCTGTCGATGGCCGGCTACGGCACGGCGGGGCGCGACGTCGAGCGCGAACCCTCGCTCCGGTGA
- the trpB gene encoding tryptophan synthase subunit beta, whose translation MTTHTTDSAGTDDLVPVEVERPGRFGAFGGRYVPEALIPALEQLDEARQKAAVDPEFQDELARLHATYTGRPSILTEVPRFAAHCGGARVLLKREDLNHTGSHKINNVLAQALITKRMGKTRIIAETGAGQHGVATATAAALMGLECRIYMGKVDTERQALNVARMKILGAEVVAVEHGSATLKDAINEALRDWVTNVSTTHYAIGTVTGPHPFPEMVRDFHKIIGEEARAQVLELTGRLPDAVVACVGGGSNAMGIFHRFVGDEGVRLVGVEAGGEGVESGRHAARFAGSSSTPGVLHGAMSYLMQDRDGQTVESHSISAGLDYPSVGPEHAHLRDSGRAEYRYATDDQVMEAFSLLARTEGIIPALESAHALVGAMQVGRELGPDGLVLVNLSGRGDKDMHTAAAWFGLVEEGTQ comes from the coding sequence ATGACCACCCACACCACCGACTCCGCCGGCACCGACGACCTGGTCCCGGTCGAGGTCGAGCGCCCCGGCCGCTTCGGCGCGTTCGGGGGCCGCTACGTCCCCGAGGCCCTCATCCCCGCCCTCGAGCAGCTCGACGAGGCGCGCCAGAAGGCGGCCGTCGACCCCGAGTTCCAGGACGAGCTGGCCCGCCTGCACGCCACCTACACCGGGCGGCCGAGCATCCTCACCGAAGTCCCGCGGTTCGCGGCGCACTGCGGCGGCGCCCGGGTCCTGCTCAAGCGCGAGGACCTCAACCACACCGGCTCGCACAAGATCAACAACGTGCTGGCGCAGGCGCTCATCACCAAGCGCATGGGCAAGACGCGGATCATCGCCGAGACCGGCGCCGGCCAGCACGGGGTCGCCACGGCCACCGCGGCCGCCCTCATGGGCCTGGAGTGCCGCATCTACATGGGGAAGGTCGACACCGAGCGTCAGGCCCTCAACGTCGCCCGGATGAAGATCCTCGGGGCCGAGGTCGTGGCGGTCGAGCACGGCAGCGCCACGCTCAAGGACGCCATCAACGAGGCGCTGCGCGACTGGGTCACGAACGTGTCGACCACGCACTACGCGATCGGCACCGTCACCGGCCCGCACCCGTTCCCCGAGATGGTGCGCGACTTCCACAAGATCATCGGCGAGGAGGCGCGCGCCCAGGTCCTCGAGCTCACCGGGCGCCTGCCCGACGCGGTGGTCGCGTGCGTCGGCGGCGGCTCCAACGCGATGGGCATCTTCCACCGTTTCGTCGGCGACGAGGGCGTCCGCCTCGTCGGCGTCGAGGCCGGGGGGGAGGGCGTCGAGTCGGGTCGCCACGCGGCCCGGTTCGCCGGCTCCTCGTCCACGCCCGGGGTACTGCACGGCGCCATGAGCTACCTGATGCAGGACCGTGACGGCCAGACCGTCGAGTCGCACTCGATCAGCGCCGGGCTCGACTACCCCAGCGTCGGGCCCGAGCACGCCCACCTGCGCGACTCCGGCCGCGCCGAGTACCGCTACGCCACCGACGACCAGGTCATGGAGGCGTTCTCGCTGCTGGCGCGCACCGAGGGCATCATCCCGGCCCTGGAGTCGGCGCACGCCCTGGTCGGCGCCATGCAGGTCGGCCGCGAGCTGGGGCCCGACGGGCTGGTGCTCGTCAACCTCTCGGGGCGTGGCGACAAGGACATGCACACCGCGGCCGCCTGGTTCGGGCTGGTCGAGGAGGGCACCCAGTGA
- a CDS encoding Trp biosynthesis-associated membrane protein has product MRRLTGRGPVALLALLGAGVLLLAGLRPWLSGTVDDAVLGGSRVVASGADVAPGLSAVALAVAAAAVAVVAAGRVGRLVGLVLWAGCVVLAAVLVVRVVVDPSAALGPVAASRVGRTGTVDAVASTTAWPWVAVAGLLVAAAALGLALVGRPRWSGPSTRYEAPDGSGAGHVAGSRGERVSSAWDALSAGRDPTAPAEDPRTGDAPRT; this is encoded by the coding sequence GTGAGGCGCCTCACCGGGCGTGGCCCCGTCGCGTTGCTGGCCCTCCTCGGGGCCGGGGTGCTCCTCCTCGCAGGCCTGCGGCCCTGGCTGTCGGGCACGGTCGACGACGCCGTCCTCGGCGGCAGCCGCGTCGTCGCGTCCGGGGCGGACGTCGCGCCCGGGCTCTCGGCGGTGGCGCTGGCCGTGGCCGCGGCCGCGGTGGCCGTCGTCGCCGCGGGCCGCGTCGGCCGCCTGGTCGGCCTGGTGCTCTGGGCCGGATGTGTCGTGCTGGCCGCGGTCCTCGTCGTGCGGGTCGTCGTCGACCCCTCCGCCGCGCTGGGGCCGGTGGCCGCCAGCCGCGTGGGGCGTACCGGCACCGTCGACGCCGTCGCCTCGACCACGGCGTGGCCCTGGGTCGCGGTCGCCGGCCTCCTGGTGGCCGCCGCCGCCCTGGGGCTGGCCCTGGTCGGCCGGCCCCGCTGGTCCGGGCCGTCGACGCGCTACGAGGCGCCCGACGGGTCGGGGGCCGGGCACGTGGCGGGCTCCCGGGGCGAGCGGGTCAGCAGCGCCTGGGACGCCCTGTCGGCCGGGCGCGACCCCACGGCCCCGGCGGAGGACCCCCGCACCGGCGACGCTCCCCGAACCTGA
- the trpC gene encoding indole-3-glycerol phosphate synthase TrpC, which yields MTTVLDGIVAGVRADLAERRRAVPAAALEQAVLAAAPPLDAEAVLRRPGLSLIAEVKRSSPSKGALADIPDPAVLAASYVEGGASAISVLTEQRRFGGTLADLDAVRAAVGVPVLRKDFVVTDYQVWEARAHGADLVLLIVAALDDATLAALLGRVRELGMTALVEVHDEDETQRALDAGATVVGVNARDLKTLEVYPDTFSRLRPLLPAGVVSVAESGVGGPGDAAAYAAQGADAVLVGEALVRTGDPRGAAAAIVAAGAPGGAS from the coding sequence GTGACCACCGTCCTCGACGGCATCGTCGCCGGGGTCCGTGCCGACCTCGCCGAGCGCCGGCGCGCCGTCCCGGCGGCCGCTCTCGAGCAGGCCGTGCTGGCCGCCGCGCCGCCCTTGGACGCCGAGGCGGTCCTGCGCCGTCCCGGCCTGTCGCTGATCGCCGAGGTCAAGCGCTCCAGCCCCAGCAAGGGCGCGCTCGCCGACATCCCCGACCCCGCCGTCCTCGCGGCGTCCTACGTCGAGGGCGGGGCCAGCGCCATCTCGGTCCTCACCGAGCAGCGGCGCTTCGGCGGCACCCTGGCGGACCTCGACGCCGTGCGGGCCGCCGTCGGCGTCCCGGTCCTGCGCAAGGACTTCGTCGTCACCGACTACCAGGTGTGGGAGGCCCGGGCCCACGGCGCCGACCTCGTCCTGCTCATCGTGGCCGCGCTCGACGATGCCACCCTGGCCGCCCTGCTGGGCCGGGTCCGCGAGCTCGGGATGACGGCCCTGGTCGAGGTCCACGACGAGGACGAGACCCAGCGCGCGCTCGACGCCGGGGCCACCGTGGTCGGGGTCAACGCCCGCGACCTCAAGACCCTCGAGGTGTACCCCGACACCTTCTCCCGGCTGCGACCCCTGCTCCCGGCCGGCGTCGTCAGTGTCGCCGAGTCCGGCGTCGGGGGTCCCGGTGACGCCGCCGCCTACGCCGCCCAGGGTGCCGACGCCGTGCTGGTGGGCGAGGCCCTGGTGCGGACCGGCGACCCACGCGGGGCGGCCGCGGCCATCGTCGCCGCCGGCGCCCCAGGAGGAGCCTCATGA
- the trpA gene encoding tryptophan synthase subunit alpha — translation MTATTTGVGEVLARCRAEGRAALIGYLPVGYPTVEGSVAAMRVLVEAGCDVVEVGIPYSDPVIDGPVNQEAMSVALAGGARVDDVLTAVEAVRDAGAAAVVMTYWNLVLHRGVERFAAELAASGGSGLITPDLVPDEAQDWLDASDRHGLDRVFLVAPSSTPERLVTVTTACRGFVYAASTMGVTGARTSVDSDARGLVERVRQVTDLPVCIGLGVSTRAQAAEIAAYADGVIVGSALVRTLGGEGELADRLEALRTLTAELAAGVREGQR, via the coding sequence GTGACCGCGACGACCACCGGGGTCGGCGAGGTCCTGGCGCGCTGTCGCGCCGAGGGGCGGGCCGCCCTGATCGGCTACCTGCCGGTGGGCTACCCCACCGTCGAGGGCTCGGTCGCCGCCATGCGCGTGCTCGTCGAGGCCGGCTGCGACGTCGTCGAGGTCGGCATCCCCTACAGCGACCCCGTCATCGACGGCCCCGTCAACCAGGAGGCGATGTCGGTCGCCCTGGCCGGGGGCGCCCGCGTCGACGACGTCCTGACCGCCGTCGAGGCCGTGCGCGACGCCGGCGCGGCCGCGGTCGTCATGACCTACTGGAACCTGGTCCTGCACCGCGGCGTCGAGCGCTTCGCCGCCGAGCTCGCGGCCAGCGGCGGCTCCGGCCTGATCACCCCCGACCTCGTGCCGGACGAGGCCCAGGACTGGCTCGACGCCAGCGACCGGCACGGCCTCGACCGGGTGTTCCTCGTGGCGCCCAGCAGCACCCCCGAGCGCCTCGTCACGGTCACCACGGCGTGCCGCGGCTTCGTCTACGCCGCCTCCACCATGGGCGTCACCGGCGCCCGCACCAGCGTCGACTCCGACGCGCGCGGGCTCGTCGAGCGCGTCCGCCAGGTCACCGACCTCCCGGTGTGCATCGGGCTGGGCGTCTCGACCCGCGCGCAGGCCGCCGAGATCGCGGCCTACGCCGACGGCGTCATCGTCGGCTCGGCCCTGGTGCGCACGCTCGGGGGTGAAGGGGAACTCGCCGACCGGCTCGAGGCGTTGCGTACGTTGACCGCGGAGCTCGCCGCGGGTGTGCGGGAAGGTCAGCGATGA